From the Neoarius graeffei isolate fNeoGra1 chromosome 1, fNeoGra1.pri, whole genome shotgun sequence genome, one window contains:
- the LOC132883022 gene encoding zinc finger protein 239-like gives MMPTRDSSSSQKTSSTPDTITGSSQMKKDLHPCSGFGKSFISQSKLQIHQCIHTGEKLYQCSDCGKSFSQRSHLQSHQRIHTGERPYHCSQCEKSFAHAYTLQTHQRIHTGEKPHRCLQCGKSFAHAYTLQTHQRIHTGEKPHHCSDCGKSFIQISDLRKHQRLHTGERPYHCSDCGKSFNHISHLRTHQRVHTGEKPYHCSDCGRNFAHASSLQMHDCIHTGAKPYHCLQCGRRFIHANALQTHQRIHTGEKPYHCSDCGKSFNVSGNLRKHQRIHTGEKPYQCSDCGKSFNQTSYLQVHQRIHTGEKPYYCLQCGKSFAQLGTLQTHQRIHTGEKPYHCSDCGKSFSRTNALQTHQRIHTGEKPYHCSDCGKSFNQSSSLQTHQRIHKK, from the coding sequence ATGATGCCCACAAGGGActccagtagcagtcaaaagacaTCTAGTACACCTGATACTATCACTGGTTCTTCGCAAATGAAGAAAGATCTTCACCCTTGCTCAGGTTTTGGGAAGAGTTTTATATCCCAAAGTAAACTCCAAATccaccagtgcattcacacaggagagaagctgtatcagTGTTCAgattgtgggaagagttttagtcAAAGAAGTCATCTCCAATCACACCAgcgtattcacacaggagagaggccATATCACTGTTCACAGTGTGAAAAGAGCTTTGCTCATGCATatactctccaaacacaccagcgcattcacacaggagagaagccacatcGCTGTTTACAATGTGGAAAGAGCTTTGCTCATGCATatactctccaaacacaccagcgcattcacactggaGAGAAGCCACATCACTGCTCAGATTGTGGAAAAAGTTTCATACAAATAAGTGATCTCCGAAAACACCAGCGCCTTCACACTGGAGAAAGGCCATATCACTGCTCCGATTGTGGAAAGAGTTTCAATCATATAAGTCATCTCCGAACACACCAGcgcgttcacacaggagagaagccatatcactgctcagatTGCGGAAGGAACTTTGCTCATGCATCTAGTCTCCAAATGCATGActgcattcacacaggagcgaAGCCATATCACTGTTTACAATGTGGAAGGCGCTTTATTCACGCAaacgctctccaaacacaccagcgcattcacacaggagagaaaccatatcactgctcagATTGTGGAAAGAGTTTCAATGTCTCGGGTAATCTCCGAAAGCACCAGCGCATTCATacgggagagaagccatatcagtgTTCAGATTGTGGAAAGAGTTTCAATCAAACAAGTTATCTCCaagtacaccagcgcattcacacaggagagaagccatattacTGTTTGCAGTGTGGAAAGAGCTTTGCTCAGTTGGgtactctccaaacacaccagcgcattcacacaggagagaaaccgtatcactgctcagatTGTGGAAAGAGTTTCAGTCGAACaaatgctctccaaacacaccagcgcattcacacaggagagaagccatatcactgctcagatTGTGGAAAGAGCTTCAATCAATCAAgttctctccaaacacaccagcgcattcacaaaaAATAG